The following coding sequences are from one Gossypium raimondii isolate GPD5lz chromosome 4, ASM2569854v1, whole genome shotgun sequence window:
- the LOC105779482 gene encoding uncharacterized protein LOC105779482 — MATEAEIIPEPISVVKAEEEISKPILDLKKSEGGVAAPAGTDECLDKATNQELARNNGVEALNAVSQGNPEISKGESFSMSPEVSETCGMPDHNTIDDTPLKADKIPENDGKMSKSEATADHDSSLEEKCGSIVEETSQNADVESNKQEANLELKKQALSDNHDLIIESSNEANEIVSKDDHSDIVQEKLEEKSIEETKDTEPEKLPAIVGKEESAEATDLIETSAREKDQIISDSIGDTLTSKVAETSEIKDNDTTLEISEIAKKENENPHEEATCMHEPAAEVETKLEEVSKEPEMEEHPIADISSSSTGDEIMKESTEENESIPLKLTENASPSLEIQDSKKDTEERTLVEGSIDTADPESAPAAAESEETKLKEAPISDISSSMISDETVKESTKEDESTPLKASSSSELEELNKDAEEKTLVEESIDAADRESALAAVEPEETKLKEAEADAEEKKQETENVVATEENRLATTEHESVHVDGADNEVEQDKSSLSCEKDKEISREEDGMQDKVPYEHSETPVPQATDEILMEKADDPTLDVPTIESKETGPEQLAEESYVHTEQETGECISVAKTSQDEQLSDLGLEKEKIEDGKQSDEAVDSGDTSGMYKDVEKAIQEEGNLAESLAETEMPKGAQDQIPEVINMNDNEGQSKKPIAELSKSQADETITEVQNQESEKQINEEPADKPEVEQNAYEVTKAVILSEEVEDYSSVSKECLKEGESKEQVEVKNLEFEDHSIKDREASVIVESEDRRQDQESGDPVSTGTKDAESEEKIKDIVDESKHDCQDKSHEILTEVGVETSLDNTKVNEELATLSSVKTSLETCESDANQETKEVENPQHELEKTESALEPEVNEVEQAKAVPETSSECLSQSLQTSTTTLASKQEIETTQLSEKIKEQIQEVAEIVKHESSEDSSETKTIEEVSLQKEEETEPKVVSVEETIVDQGLQNEEPKDQIQTTSLTLPSKDELSDAKQMAEICLEKEEVDELGDGKKAETGAACAIQVEEPKDQILASELPEAVGGQETTVAQASITEEPTKLETKEDDKTMETEVKEDESPEKIQEQTTEVEGASNVEVETSEKAFDNELIKEELVKAIDEENQCDKTNEIIVNEVSKEEVQGVAETSYLTSEPELPVKDGLGEDKLKGKLIEDKASETTQTEEHVVEAQKMSENEIAEKQIVCEDKTVGNPAQASVAKIETATVVQEESSLELPKSDPEGTKGSDNQISRELEPIENTEITSSPVKEYVPIDLQDKVAESSEKAEVEDVKEVYLKEAEVGHGGDKITDESSEEITKKSTSVEDSTEIKELKDEHAGDKTNETSETPILENQNEKLTVETLKDDGSNNNFKKEIVEEDRTVKDQEQAPVAVKEAITVPGEAIEKPEARDLQPEKAGVDNGEEKTDNSGVEIKLEPASTGTGNLSLSDLLQQSTEKKVEVAERVIEERELTVSKEAAPVEAAGTIQAKDLKTDEVPEGEEQNKTDSGSDAPVMVEAPREAETKPPKKSQNILSGVGSKVKNSISKVKKAITGKSSHPKEPKAISPK; from the exons ATGGCAACTGAAGCAGAAATCATTCCAGAACCCATTTCTGTAGTG AAAGCAGAAGAGGAGATTAGCAAACCTATTTTGGATTTGAAGAAATCCGAAGGTGGAGTCGCCGCACCTGCCGGAACGGATGAATGTTTGGACAAAGCAACCAACCAAGAATTAGCCAGGAATAATGGGGTTGAAGCCTTGAATGCTGTCTCTCAAGGGAATCCAGAAATATCCAAGGGTGAAAGTTTTTCAATGTCACCTGAGGTTTCTGAGACCTGTGGAATGCCAGATCATAACACGATTGATGACACTCCATTGAAAGCTGATAAGATACCGGAGAATGATGGAAAGATGTCGAAGAGTGAGGCAACTGCAGACCATGATTCTTCTCTGGAAGAGAAATGTGGGAGTATTGTAGAAGAAACAAGCCAAAATGCTGATGTTGAGTCCAATAAACAAGAGGCTAACTTAGAGCTCAAGAAACAAGCTTTGAGTGATAACCATGATCTGATAATTGAAAGCTCGAATGAGGCTAATGAAATAGTTAGCAAGGACGATCACTCAGATATTGTTCAAGAGAAACTTGAAGAGAAAAGCATTGAAGAAACAAAAGACACCGAACCAGAGAAGCTGCCTGCCATAGTGGGAAAGGAAGAGAGTGCTGAGGCAACTGATCTGATTGAAACATCAGCAAGAGAAAAGGACCAAATCATTTCTGATAGCATCGGAGACACCTTAACCTCGAAAGTAGCTGAAACCTCAGAGATCAAGGACAATGATACAACCTTGGAAATCAGTGAGATCGCCAAGAAAGAGAATGAGAATCCACACGAGGAGGCCACTTGCATGCATGAACCTGCAGCGGAAGTGGAAACAAAGCTTGAAGAG GTGAGTAAAGAACCAGAAATGGAGGAACATCCTATAGCTGACATCTCGAGTTCATCGACAGGCGATGAAATCATGAAAGAAAGCACAGAGGAAAATGAAAGCATCCCATTGAAGTTAACAGAAAAT GCAAGTCCTTCATTAGAAATTCAAGACTCAAAAAAGGATACTGAAGAGAGAACCTTAGTAGAAGGAAGTATCGATACTGCTGACCCGGAATCGGCACCGGCTGCAGCAGAATCAGAAGAGACAAAGCTAAAGGAAGCTCCTATATCTGACATCTCGAGCTCAATGATTAGTGATGAAACTGTGAAGGAAAGCACAAAGGAAGATGAAAGCACCCCATTGAAG GCAAGCTCTTCATCTGAGCTTGAGGAATTGAACAAGGATGCTGAAGAGAAAACCTTAGTAGAAGAAAGTATCGATGCTGCTGACAGGGAATCTGCACTGGCTGCAGTGGAACCAGAAGAGACAAAGCTAAAGGAAGCTGAAGCAGATGCAGAAGAGAAAAAGCAGGAAACAGAAAATGTTGTTGCCACTGAAGAAAACAGGCTAGCAACAACCGAACATGAAAGTGTCCACGTAGATGGTGCAGACAATGAGGTGGAACAGGACAAGTCCTCCTTATCATGCGAGAAGGACAAGGAGATATCCAGGGAAGAAGATGGAATGCAGGATAAAGTTCCATATGAGCACTCTGAAACTCCTGTGCCACAAGCAACAGATGAGATATTAATGGAAAAGGCAGATGATCCAACATTAGATGTTCCAACAATAGAGTCCAAAGAGACTGGGCCAGAGCAGTTGGCCGAGGAATCATATGTGCATACAGAACAGGAGACTGGAGAATGCATCTCTGTAGCAAAAACATCGCAAGATGAACAATTATCAGATTTAGGATTGGAAAAAGAGAAGATCGAAGATGGAAAGCAGTCAGATGAAGCCGTGGATTCAGGAGACACCTCAGGCATGTACAAAGATGTCGAAAAGGCCATCCAAGAAGAAGGTAATTTAGCTGAGAGCTTGGCAGAAACTGAAATGCCAAAAGGAGCTCAGGATCAGATTCCCGAGGTCATAAACATGAATGATAATGAAGGACAAAGTAAGAAACCAATCGCCGAACTGAGCAAGAGCCAAGCCGATGAAACCATTACCGAGGTTCAGAACCAAGAAAGTGAAAAACAGATAAACGAGGAACCGGCAGACAAACCCGAGGTTGAACAAAATGCCTATGAGGTTACCAAGGCTGTCATCTTGTCTGAAGAG GTGGAAGACTACAGTTCCGTCTCAAAAGAATGTCTGAAGGAAGGAGAATCAAAGGAACAGGTAGAAGTGAAAAACTTGGAGTTTGAAGATCATTCAATCAAGGACCGAGAAGCATCCGTCATCGTAGAATCAGAAGATAGGAGACAGGATCAAGAGTCTGGAGACCCTGTAAGTACAGGCACCAAAGACGCAGAATCAGAAGAAAAAATTAAGGACATTGTTGATGAATCCAAGCATGATTGTCAAGACAAGAGTCACGAAATTTTGACAGAAGTCGGAGTTGAGACAAGCTTAGACAACACCAAGGTGAATGAGGAGCTTGCGACTTTGAGCTCAGTCAAGACGAGTCTAGAAACTTGTGAGAGTGATGCTAATCAAGAGACTAAAGAGGTCGAAAATCCACAACATGAACTGGAGAAAACAGAATCAGCCTTGGAACCAGAAGTGAATGAAGTTGAACAAGCCAAAGCTGTGCctgaaacatcatccgaatgcTTATCTCAAAGTCTTCAAACTTCTACCACGACATTGGCTTCCAAGCAAGAAATTGAAACCACACAATTGAGTGAGAAGATAAAAGAACAGATACAAGAGGTTGCTGAAATAGTTAAACATGAGAGTTCGGAGGATTCTTCGGAAACAAAAACAATAGAAGAGGTAAGCTTGCAAAAGGAAGAAGAGACAGAGCCCAAGGTTGTTTCAGTAGAAGAAACCATAGTTGATCAGGGTCTTCAAAATGAGGAACCCAAAGATCAAATTCAGACAACATCTTTGACATTGCCTTCTAAGGATGAATTATCTGATGCAAAGCAAATGGCAGAGATATGCTTGGAAAAAGAAGAGGTTGATGAGCTTGGAGATGGTAAGAAAGCTGAAACTGGTGCTGCTTGTGCTATTCAAGTGGAGGAACCAAAGGATCAAATTCTAGCTTCAGAATTGCCTGAAGCTGTTGGGGGTCAAGAAACTACTGTTGCTCAAGCTTCAATAACTGAGGAACCAACTAAGCTTGAAACAAAGGAAGATGACAAAACAATGGAAACTGAAGTGAAAGAAGATGAGAGTCCAGAGAAGATCCAAGAACAAACAACAGAGGTTGAAGGAGCCTCAAATGTCGAAGTTGAGACAAGTGAAAAGGCTTTTGACAATGAATTAATCAAAGAGGAACTTGTCAAAGCAATAGATGAAGAAAATCAGTGtgacaaaacaaatgaaatcatAGTGAATGAAGTTTCAAAAGAAGAG GTCCAGGGTGTTGCTGAAACATCTTATCTGACTTCAGAACCGGAACTGCCGGTGAAAGATGGCCTAGGAGAAGACAAGCTAAAGGGTAAACTGATTGAAGACAAAGCATCGGAAACCACTCAAACTGAAGAG CACGTTGTGGAAGCTCAAAAGATGAGTGAAAATGAGATAGCTGAAAAGCAGATTGTTTGTGAGGATAAAACTGTTGGAAATCCTGCCCAAGCTTCAGTTGCAAAGATAGAAACCGcaacagtggtacaagag GAATCAAGTTTAGAATTACCAAAGTCAGATCCAGAAGGTACCAAGGGTTCAGATAATCAGATTTCCAGGGAATTAGAGCCGATTGAAAACACAGAGATAACAAGTTCACCAGTTAAAGAATATGTTCCAATAGATTTGCAGGACAAAGTTGCAGAATCCTCTGAGAAAGCTGAAGTTGAAGATGTCAAAGAGGTTTACCTAAAGGAAGCAGAAGTTGGCCATGGTGGAGACAAAATAACAGACGAATCCAGTGAAGAAATAACCAAGAAGTCTACATCGGTGGAGGATTCAACTGAG ATTAAGGAGCTAAAAGATGAACATGCGGGAGACAAGACAAATGAAACCTCAGAAACCCCAATAttagaaaatcaaaatgaaaag CTCACTGTGGAAACTCTAAAGGACGATGGTtcaaacaacaattttaagAAAGAGATTGTTGAAGAAGATCGAACTGTGAAGGATCAAGAACAAGCGCCAGTTGCCGTGAAAGAAGCCATAACT GTTCCAGGAGAAGCAATTGAGAAGCCTGAAGCAAGAGATTTGCAACCTGAAAAAGCTGGGGTTGATAATGGAGAAGAGAAAACAGATAATTCAGGTGTTGAAATAAAACTGGAACCTGCATCCACAGGTACTGGTAATTTATCATTGTCCGATCTACTCCAACAATCTACAGAAAAGAAAGTGGAGGTGGCTGAACGTGTGATTGAAGAGAGGGAACTTACAGTAAGCAAGGAAGCAGCACCGGTGGAAGCTGCAGGAACTATTCAAGCCAAAGATTTAAAAACTGATGAAGTACCTGAAGGAGAGGAACAGAATAAGACCGACTCTGGCTCGGATGCTCCAGTGATGGTGGAAGCACCGAGAGAAGCTGAAACTAAACCACCCAAGAAATCTCAAAACATACTATCAGGTGTTGGGTCCAAAGTCAAGAACTCAATTTCCAAGGTGAAGAAAGCAATTACTGGTAAATCTTCTCATCCAAAAGAACCAAAAGCAATATCACCAAAGTGA
- the LOC105779483 gene encoding 40S ribosomal protein S17 → MGRVRTKTVKKSSRQVIERYYSRMTLDFHTNKKIIEEVAIIPSKRLRNKIAGFSTHLMKRIQKGPVRGISLKLQEEERERRMDFVPDESAIKVDQIEVDKETLDMLSVLGMGDIPGLVKVDPVAVSVPQVGFGRGGGPGRRF, encoded by the coding sequence ATGGGCCGCGTTCGCACAAAGACGGTGAAGAAATCGTCCCGTCAGGTAATCGAGCGGTACTATTCTCGAATGACCCTCGATTTTCACACCAACAAAAAGATTATCGAAGAAGTAGCTATAATCCCATCCAAGAGGCTCCGTAACAAGATTGCCGGTTTCTCGACCCATCTTATGAAACGTATCCAGAAAGGACCAGTTCGCGGGATTTCTCTTAAGCTTCAAGAAGAAGAGCGCGAGCGTCGCATGGATTTTGTCCCCGATGAATCGGCCATCAAGGTCGACCAAATCGAAGTTGATAAGGAAACACTTGATATGCTTTCGGTTCTTGGAATGGGTGATATTCCCGGCCTTGTTAAGGTTGATCCGGTTGCTGTTTCGGTTCCTCAAGTTGGGTTCGGTCGCGGTGGTGGACCCGGGAGGAGGTTTTGA